In Kogia breviceps isolate mKogBre1 chromosome 7, mKogBre1 haplotype 1, whole genome shotgun sequence, a single window of DNA contains:
- the LOC131760551 gene encoding small ribosomal subunit protein uS14-like: MGHQQLYWSHLGKFGRGSRSNRHGVIREYGLNIRHLCFCEYAKDISFMRLD, encoded by the coding sequence ATGGGTCACCAGCAGCTCTACTGGAGCCATCTGGGAAAATTCGGCCGGGGTTCTCGCTCAAACCGGCACGGTGTGATCCGGGAATATGGCCTCAATATACGCCACCTGTGTTTCTGCGAGTACGCGAAGGACATCAGCTTCATGAGGTTGGACTAA